TATCACAGTCCTGTTTGGCAAATAGAAAATATAGTATAGAATCAAGGTTTAcaaaaccgaccggtccggtcaaaccgccgccctccggtagtggtttaccggaccggtttgactggaaaccggtggaaaccggttaaattcaaatccaaattcaaaagcacatgtgtaaccggttccaACTGGTATACCGACCGGTATGATCGGTTTACtggtccggtctgaccggttaccggtattTTAACCAAAAAATCCGATGGTTTAAAAGTAATttcccggtttgaccggtttaccggtcgccatatacggtgggccttaatgggccggctcattttttccttttttgatttaacttcatatgcccgcaaactatactaaatggatgaatttttgagaaaatttgacaccattacattcgtcgcaccttgaagtatttttaggaattttttgagaatttttcatttttttgaattcaaatttgaattttgaatttaggccggtttggtaccggcccaaaccgaaaccgggccggaccggtttgaccggtaaccggtcaaactggaccggttcccaccggtttggttaacCCTGCATAGAATCACATCTAAGAAATCGAAGAACTCTTGTCAGAATGGCACAACAATATCATTAAGATTTGTGCCTAGTAAATGATCTTTGATAAATTAAATATCAGTCTCCTGTGTGTGGGAAAACGGTATTAGTTCACTATGGAATGCAAGCATGTTCGTACGCGAAACCgtaaattattggtcatttttttGCAGATTTGTTGTTCGTGCATAGTTGATTTGAGTCCTAAACCAGGAACAATCCGCACTCAGAAAAGGTATAATAAGAAAAGGCCAATTGAGATGGAATTAACCTAGAAATGCAGAAATAAATGGCCAAAAATAACCAAAGTCAGCAAAGTATTATTATTGCTCAGTCGAAACTTGAAAACATTTCAGATTGTGCCAAAGAAATTTGTCAGAACAACAGGAACCACTCCATGAACTGGGCAATAGAAATACCAGGCATTAATTAGGGGCTGTTTGGTTCGAAATCTGGCAGGCAGCTCGCTGGCCATGCAGCGATCTAAGCCCCAAGCGATCAAAATTTTTTGTGCCAAGAACGAGTGACTGGTTCCAACAACAAATATAGAGAAGGGATTCAAAATCATTTACTAGACTGCAGGaaagtttgattgcaagaaaaACCTTGTCAGAACCTTGACACGCTCCTCCTAAAGACGTTCAGCAACTGGCACTACTCATTGCTGAATTTGTGATAGCTAACGGTGCAGACTCGGACTGCATCCTCAAAAGTACAAAAACAAATGACAGAACATGTCTGAAGCAACTAAAGCATTTCACAATTCCAATGCGAGGAGTCAGGAGTATATCTAGTTAACCTTCTAGTGACTGAACGTAGACCATGCCAAGGTACATTTGATCGTCCTGCCCGATGCAATCCGAATCATCCTAAGCTGGAAAAATTCTAGTTCTCATTGACGAACGAATCCCCATGATCACAACACAAGAAGATGTCTGCCTGAAGCAAAATATCACAATCAGAGGTCACCTCACCAGGCATCGTCCGTAGCGGCCCTGGCGTTGGCGCGCACGCGTTCGAGCGCCTCGACAGGCACCGTGAGCGTCCCGGCGCGCGCGTGCCACCGGGTGCCGTGCTGCGCCACCTTGCCCGCCACGTCCTCGACGGCCTTGAGGAATTCCCTGGCCTGCGCCGGTGCGAGGACCTCCTTGACGGCAGCCTCCACGGCGCGCCACCGCAGCTTGTCTGCCcgccgggcggcgcgcgccaTCTTGCACATCTCCTCGGCGGTCGTCTCGGCGACGCCTTCCTTGGACTTCTCGCACGCCACCTTCATGGCGTAGGTGGACTGGTACTCGGCGACCTCGCCATCGAGCGCAGCCTCGCGGGCGCTGAGGCGGCGGACCGCGGCGGCAAGCGCATGGCGGGCGTGGGCCGGGAGGGACGGGAACAGCGCGGGCAGCAGGGCCAGGAGCATGCAGGACGGGCGGAGGTCCCCGCCGAGCCAGGAGAGCGCGGACACGGCCAGCGCCGGGTCGTCGGGGCGCGCCATCAGGGCGGGGACTTCGCGGGGGCGGACGGGTGGGCCAGCGGCCAGGCGGGAGTAGCGCGCGCGGAGGCGGGCGAGATCGGCAGTGACGTCCATGGCGGCCGCGTTGTCACTGTCGCTGGAGTCGGAAGACAGCAGGCGGCGGTGTGCCGTCGGGTCCGCGGCGGTGCGCCGTCGGGTCCACGGCGCCGGGCGCTGAAGAACATAGGAGAGAAAGACGACGAATCAAAGATTCTAGTGGAGAGGAAAATTAAAAAGAACAGCAAGAAGACCGGGATTGATCTGGGGCCAAGAATATCCACGAGAAATCAAGAGCGTCAAGAACGCAGAGACTGAAGCCCAGAGAGAGGGTCAATTACAGCAGGGGAGGCAGGAGAGGAAGCCCTTCTCCTTCTTGGCGCTCTTGCCCGCACCGCCGCTGCTGCGGTGGTACCCGGCGTCGTAGCCGAAGTAGAAGTCGTCGGCATCGTTGCCGCCCAGGGGTCTCAGGAAAGGCATTTCGGCGGTGGTGCGCCCCAGCTCTGcgcagagagggggggggggggggggggggggcgctctTAATTGGCGCCCGGCCGGCGAGCCCGCGGCTTGGGGTGGGCTGCTGACGGGGCGACGAAGGGCGGTGCTTGTCACGTGGGATTCTGCACCGTCTGATCGTCGGATCCAACGGCTGAGGGGATGTCGCACAGGGGATCGTGATTAGTGTCAATTGGGTCCACTGTTCTGGACCCGTACGCTGCCTTACGTTGGGATGGGCCCATTTTGCAGTGGAGAGTACACATCCGTTCCAAAAATGATCGGATTTGATGAAACCCGAACGGTCCAGATAATGTGAATTCTTATTTTCTAACACGGCTTCCGTGCTTCTAATTCACATCTAGATTCATTTTTGAACGCAAATTCACATATAGATTCACTACGAGGATCTACCTTTTTACCCACTCTCATCTATTGATCACTAACATGCTACATGAATATATGATTTTTATCAAATGAGAGAATTTTTTGCGGACCACCGGGAGGTGGAACTATATCACTAGTTTTACTTTTCTCTTCTATTCGTGCCAATTTCTCTGCTACTTTGCTATGGCTGAAAACGGTTGATAACTAGTGTGGAAAAAGACAATAGTGCCCTTTCATTCCGTTCTTTTCTCCTTGTGCTTCCCTCGGTCTGCGTCATCTCTGATTTAGTCATCAACTTAAAATTCAGTGATACATGCGTTAAAACTAAATCCCAACCACCAAAATCGAACCCTCCTATGCTGCTGGCCATTTTCTATACAGACATCGGTGTCATCGCTCCCTTGGTCTCTTAGATCATTGCTCCTATCACCCTTTTTATACCCTTGCACTCTTGTAGACATAATACGAAACAATCATCATCCGCCTCCTCCAGTCACACCATAAGTCTTCTATAAGAACCGCCAATTTGACACTGTTTTTAAAAAAACCGCTGATCATCATTCTTGAGATGAGAGTTAGCACATATTCGATTAAGGACGTACCACGTGCTAGCCCAGGCCACATCTAGAGGATTCGACAATTGACACGCCATTCACCTAAAATGATATAAACCATAGAGAGCAATTTTACAAAATACAAGATTCAGCAATAAGGTTTAGCCTAAACATTAAATAGTGGATGGTCGATCACCTATCATTTAGCAAAAAGTCGGTGTACATGGCCGTTTAAACATCTTTTAAACAGTCGAAATGACTTTTCACGGTTTTACACGGTTAATCGGCCTACATGGCTACCCATCGAGTAGCATTTGCACGCCATGTAAATGGTGTAAACGGCCTGTATGTGAACAAAGGTTACAAGTTCATGACAAGGAAAGATCAAATCTGAAATTAAAAGGTTCAATCTCCAATTACAAAGCCTTGAGGTCACGAATGATATTAGAAGACATATGAAATTAAAGTGTAGTGTTTGGACATGCTCTCACGAAAGTTTAGGTGTGCAGCTCATAAAATAACAAAAGCGTGATAAAGTAATGCATCTTGCTCAAGGGCTCTATTGCGGCCACAACGACCTACCCCTCCCCCgcacaaggattggtgagataCATGTGGTCAGACATAACTTCCGACTCACCTGAACTTAGGTTAAAAGCAACGTGAGTCATGAGTACATAGGTACTAGCAAGACTTATATAATTATATAAACGAGGATTATGCAAAGAGGGCTCAGCAAGGCTGAGGCTTTACgtttaagtaattattgcatatgcATGAGTTCTCTAAACTAACATCTAGCTATcttatcaaaattaattaatcttgcccgaCCTACAACACAAATTTTAGATAATTATGAGAAGAACAATAATTGATCATAGAGGTGACATGAAACCATTTCAAACATACATGAAACTTTCTATGAAGAAAATATTGGATATTGAGCTTGCTCATTGCAAATCAAATTGATTATTTGTACCTCAATGGATGCTTATCAATTAGAGTAAGTATTCGTGATTTCTTATGTGTTTCATTAACTTAATTTAAGCTTACTCCTAGTTCCTAGCTGTTTACTGGATCGAGTGTCTGTTAGTATTAGTGGGTGATTCTAGTCTAAGACTTCTGATAAAGACAGATGTTCTTAGCCAAGACTAGCTTTTACCTCTTTGGTTGTTGTATTATCCCatgatttgtagaggtagcctgcaggtggtTGTTGCTGTCTCTTATGGTCAATATGAAATGGTATTCCGCAAGTGCACAGAATCAGaggtgtagcacttcaccatggagtattcCGGAGTATTGTgaaaatcctcagggaagcactatagtAAAATATATCGTAAATCGTAGTGACAACCTTTACTGATTATATCGACCGACTAATTCaacaggggtaagccagataaatTGATAAGATAAATGGACAGGCAATGACCATTTGACACATGAGACTATATGAAATGAACCTAGTTTCCAAAAGGAGAACCCGACTCCCaatatcgtcgtgatagtccctggatcagtagctatcacatacagaactcatttcaattacatatcacaGTCGTACTTATCGATTGAAGTCATTACATGGGTTTAATTACACATAATCTAGAGGATTTGCAGTACGAATatcagagtacaagccccttgggctagaGGAAAACAAACAGAACTCGGAAGCGTAGTTAGCCTTCTGGGCATCCTTCATCTTCAGGCTTCACTCCTCCACAGGCAACTTGAGCATAGCACGAACCGTCCTTAGCATCCTTCATCGTTGTCTAGCTTGAGCGTTGAAACGGAATCAGAACCTGCATCTAgcaaactatccccaaggacggaaTAGGCTCACATCACCATTCGCATGCAGCTTTTAAGTGGAATGCACGGGTATAAAAGAGTAgacaaggataaggctagggtttcctgagctgctgcagcagcaaaaACATAGTACCCGCCAAATCTCCTGACGCGGGCCATTCAGGCATCCCTGACTCCCGGTCAACTTCTCATCTCCAAACTAAGCCTATCTCTCCAAGTCGGTACGAGAACTCCCACTCCTCGTACCTCAACTACTTATCCAAGCAGGTAAaaagactagagggaggtagaaatctCTCTGGGAAAGCTAACTAATGGAAGTAATAGAAAAGTAGGGTCGTACATGACAGAGTACGCGCCCATACGTacagttttaactctgcagagcttgtacacctgtacccactcgaatCGAAGTCAGCCGGGATCAAACCAATTGACGACGAGACACCGGTCAATACgagtcagtcgaaacccaccggcgagcaacgacgggcaacacgaagagccgggaggttgctggggcgctggcaggcactgctccctcgtcgacggcccgcaattccgtcacgcgcccggaggatgtgtgaaaatcgggcgtgccacctgacctataccctgatcaggagggtgcagacgtgctccgaacagtttcctgcatacaaagacacgtgtaaacgtaagtccgagccgtggtcggctccccgggacgactcttgcatcggctttaaagagccgatcgagtcccggtgtcagatgggatctgattgtatccagatatgataaataaagcaaataactataaaactgcttcaattaaatctaattgatctaatccactgatggtaacagcttcactgctagatcggaacatcctacacgtgactaggcctaatgaacataacagacaactaaaccacaacccaaaatagaggcctaagaactagcaagagccgattcccagaacaatccctatctgggctaagataaagcatctattacaccaccggatcatccaatccgtttgcaaggcctaacctagcagatattacaccaactcttaagaataagagcaaaccataacagatcagatctactagacataaaagaagcagggtgttgcctctgtgcaactaattctatgcgacaagaactagcatgagattgaaacgtgactgcacagagacaacatgatattcgtagatgataagcaacgaagcacaacagatctactaaaagccatgctacgaacatcaggataactagtactactcgccatcaaaaacgcttcagtactgAGTAACACCAAGgtagaagcaagaacaataccgccctgatcgcaagaagcgatcagggcagcatggcacttacttggatgaaaccataggattaggggtggcgatgcgccgagagttgttgtttgcgagacgtgatgatgcTCTCCTttatgaataacaaaggatacatatttatagtccggagacttgggaaacaatctaaactaatcttgtcccgatcggactctatctctaaccttgaactaaatctaaagatacatggcccatgtggcccagatgctcacgcaggagccgatttacaagtcttcttcagtcttctgccttaagcccatcttgatttcggcccataaattaaccctgttaatttatggcgataacagaatGAGAACTAGTAGCCATGGGACCATCCTGTTTTCCCGGGTATGGGCGCGTCCTCCCACAGGAGATTGTCCCAGGACTGTGAAGCCTAACATGCGACTTGGGGAACGTGAGGTCAACACCTCCTCCCCCTACACTGATACCCTATCCTCCTATAGGCTTGGTGCCACACTTGCTAGCTTCGGACCGGATCCTTCCGCATagaggataagtggtgtgcacattTACATAGTCCCACTAATCATAGTTACCCCAACCGGTTCCTTATACGCCGGCACAAGCATCTTTGTCACGTATGCGTATCTGCCACAGCAGTTCGCGATGGGCACCCATCACAGGTCTCGCCCCTATACTCCTCCAGTGCGCCATGTCTTCCCGAAGGAAGGGTTTCGCCGAGGGAAAACATGCTCTCGCCACAGGTGCTCCACGGGATGTGCCAACATACTTCCTCAGTCCAGGGCATGCCCAACACACTCCCCCAACCCCTGATCCGAAGATCAGGTTAAATCGCTCACCCCCAGCTAAAGTCCTAGTCACCAACGCCTCTGAGGTGGATCTCCACTCACGCCCAGACTATCATCATATATATCCCACATGAACACATGCAAGTATCTCAACCATTCAACATGGTATGAGTAGGAGATCAAGGAGGTTGGGTAAAAAAGAAGGGCATGCAGGTTCATCTCATCAACAGTATAAAAGCGATGacaattctagcaagcaatgtctACTGGGATTTCAGATCGTTGATGGGCATGAACCTGGCGTGTCTTCATAGTCCTCCTGGGCCCCCCGAGGTCTTCTCTTCGTCCGGGACGTCGCTTGACTTCTCAGCAATAGGGACCTATTCGTAAATACACATAAATgtaggggccaaagtgcaaataTGCACCAACTTCTCAAATAAAACTCAAATAGCACCCAAAACCTATTCTAACATGTAGatcatgtttttagaaaaattatgaaactagtttcataatttttggagttaaaatggatttattatgaatttttgaggtTAAAAACTATTTCTGAAAATGATAAATGAATTTCGGAAAAAGAAGAACAGACAGGCTGACACGTGGAAGCCCCTGGGCATGCCACAtgtcatgctgacgtcagcatgatgTCAGCAAGGGGGGCGGTctatgctgacgtcagcaagggGGGCGGTCAATGCTGACGTAAGCATTGACCAGGTCAATGTTGACCTAGTCAACTGGTTAGTGGGGTCCAGGgtcagtggccccacctgtcagcctcatgacagaggctgacatgtgggacccGTAGGTCAGTCCGgctgggaaaaagaaaaaggaaaagaaaaggaatctAAGGTTATTGGGCTCAAGGGGTTGGGTCAGCTCGGGTGGCCCAAAAGcattggctcggctcggctaaAGGAAGAAAGGCCGGCTCGGCGACAAcaggccggctcggctcgggtTAGTAGGCTCAGCTTGGATCGACTTGGCTAAACAGGCCGGAAAGAAGGAAGGCCGGCTCGGGGTCTGCGGCCTGACTCGGCTTGGCCCACGAGCCAACAGAGCGGCTCACGTTGTAAAGCGACACAAGTCGCGCTTTTGTGGGCCGAAAGTAGACAGGCCACGGCCCAACTggcttctccctctctcttacACTGGTGAATGGGGCCCATGGGCAGGGTTTCTCCCCGCCGCTGACATCTGGGCCCCAAGTGTTAGCGGGAGGGTGGATCCGGTGTGGCAGGGTCGATCCAGTGCAACATGGAGGTATGTGTGCGCGTGTGTGTGGCAGAGCGCTGTGTCAACGGTGGGGGCGGCGGTCTTCTtcctggcgacggcggcggtcttCGGCAGCGTTCGCCCTTCCTCCTCGACGTCCCTCTGCTCCACATCTTCGGTGGCAGCGACGGCGAGGTCCGGTTGGCGCGGAATGTTGACGACGGCGGGGAACAAGTGAGTgcggcggtggacggcggtgacggCGAGGCAGTGCACAAGTGGACGGCCTGGACAGGGTGAGTCCGGTGCAATGTGCATGCGGGTGACCCAAGTCATGGCCTTTCAGCCCTAATGGTTGCGCGCACAAGTCGGGCTCGGCCACGGCGGGGCCATGATGCGGAGGTGCAGTGGCGACGACGTGGGGGCTAGCCATTGTGGCGAACTGGTGGTAGCGACTATGGGGAAAAAGGCGGTGCTCAATAGAGCTGGACAGTGAGCGAGGTCGGGACGCAGCTCGCGACAGTGGGGGTCCGGCTAGTCGTGGCGCAACGTCATGCTCGGCCCTGACGGCGGCAGTTTACGGCGGGGCGACGATAAGGTCCTAGGGCGCTATCGGGGCTCAACGGCCGGCGGCAGGCAACGGGTCatcaaaaagggaaaaatagggcggcggtggcgggcttACCAGTGGCTCGAGGCAGCAGAGGCTTGGTGCCGTGGTGGGTTGATGCGGGCGGCGGCAGTGTAGTGCCGTGGATCGTAGCTACTTCGGTGAAGACGATCGGGCGACGGCCTGGTCGAAGTCCGGCGATGGCGATCGTCTTCTCGGAGCTGCAACGGCTCGAGGCGGTGCGCACCTCCTCCTTGCGTGACGGCTGGGGCTCGGTCTCCCCCTCCTTCCTTCCCACCTTGGCTTCCTCCTCTTCGCTCCCTTCCTTGGCTTTTGAGCTCCTCTGTGTTCTGCTAGTGCAGCAGCGACGCTCAATTGGAGAGTGGGGGGAGGGGTGGCTttgggcggctagggtttggaggcaTTGTCGGAGGGTTTTATAGGCGGCATCAATTAGGGCTCCGCGCAGCCGGAGGCTGGCGATTTTTGGTGTCCGGGCCGGGTTGAGACGCGGAGTGGGTGCGTGCGCAGGGCGTTGTGGCCGACAGCGACTGCGAGTGGTAGTCTGTGGCGTCAGTGACCAGCAGGGAGTGAGGCGCAAGGCGCGGCCGTTTCGCAGAGCGGGGCGCGGCGGTCGCTGGGTGCGGGAGGAAAAAGCAGGGGAGCAGAGGAGTAGCTGGAAAGGAGAAAGCTGATGAGCGGGACCCGCTCGTTAGTGTCTCTTGTCTAGCGAACGTAAAGGGAAGGGAGTTGGGCCGCGGGGGTTTGCGGGTGATGGGTCGCGCGCGCGAGTGAGGAAGTGCGGCGGCGGTTTGGGCCGGCGCGCGGTATCGGGTCGGTGCGCGCGAGTGGGCtggtggcggccggcgtgtCGGATCGGGCCGAGCGGGGGAAAGGCCACGGCAGGCTGGAGCAGGCCGGGGGCGTGGGTTTGTCGGGCCAAAAATGGCCTTGGCCATTGGGTCGGCTGGTTGTTCGGGCCAGGCTGCAATCGTGCCGGTGCAATGTAGTTTGGGTGGGCTAGGTCTAGGGTTTAGATGGGTCTAGAGTCCAGGTTTAGTTAGTGGGTATATGTTAGGGTTTTGAGTTTAAATTGAATGGCCAAATTGAATTTAAACTCTACTCACTTCAATCAAAATTTATCCGAATGAAAAAGAAACATGGCAACTCAAAAAGATCGAATTAACCCCGAATGAGTCACACTAGCATTTATATCCCTTATATTTATTCGATTTTAAATTACTAGGAATTTAAGATGGGAAAAGAGTTCAACCTTGAATTATTTCTAGCTAGTTACACTTGCACACAAAACATTTTTGAAA
This portion of the Panicum virgatum strain AP13 chromosome 2N, P.virgatum_v5, whole genome shotgun sequence genome encodes:
- the LOC120658791 gene encoding uncharacterized protein LOC120658791, with the protein product MPFLRPLGGNDADDFYFGYDAGYHRSSGGAGKSAKKEKGFLSCLPCCRRTAADPTAHRRLLSSDSSDSDNAAAMDVTADLARLRARYSRLAAGPPVRPREVPALMARPDDPALAVSALSWLGGDLRPSCMLLALLPALFPSLPAHARHALAAAVRRLSAREAALDGEVAEYQSTYAMKVACEKSKEGVAETTAEEMCKMARAARRADKLRWRAVEAAVKEVLAPAQAREFLKAVEDVAGKVAQHGTRWHARAGTLTVPVEALERVRANARAATDDAW